In Actinomyces marmotae, the DNA window CCCTCATCCACCATTTCAAACTGGTCACCCAGGGCTTCCGCGTCCCCGCGGGCCAGGTCTTCCAAAAGGTGGAGCACGCCAAGGGAATCCTGGGCGTCCACGCGGTCTCCGACGGCGGCACCCGCCCCTACAGGGTCCACTTCCGCGACCCCTCCTACTCCAACCTGCAGTCCCTGGCCCTCATGGCCGAGGGCGGCATGATCGCCGACCTCGTGCCGACCCTGGCCTCGATCGACCCCGTCCTGGGAGGCGTGGACCGCTGATGAGCACGAACCCGACCACCGCGGCACCCGCGGCCGATCAGGCCGCCATTCCCGCCATCCCCGCGGCCCTCACCGCCGCCTGGGATGAGGGCGTCGCCGCCCAGCTGCTCGCCGACATCGAGGCCATCAAAAGCCGTTACCCCGCCGAGCACCAGCGCAGCGCGCTCATCCCCATGCTCCACCTCATCCAGAGCGTCGACGGCTACGTCTCGCCCGCGGGCATCGCCCTGTGCGCCGAGGAGCTGGGCCTCACCCGCTCCGAGGTGAGCGCCGTGGCCACCTTCTACAGCCAGTTCCGCCGCCACCCCGCCGGTGAGTACCACGTGGGCGTGTGCACCAACGCCTTGTGCGCCGTCATGGGCGGGGATGAGATCTGGGAGGCGGTGTCGGCGCGCACCGGGCTCGGCTCCGACGAGACCTCCGAGGACGGCCGCATCAGCCTGGAGCGCATCGAGTGCAACGCCGCCTGCGACTACGCCCCCATCGTCATGGTCAACTGGGAGTTCTTCGACAATCAGACGCCCGCCTCCGCCGTCGCCCTCATCGACGCGCTGGAGGGCGGCGAGGGCGCGCGCCCCACGCGCGGGCCGGACGCCTTGCCGACCTTCCGTGCCAATGAGCGCGTCCTGGCCGGATTCGAGGACGGCCACGCCGACGAGGGCCCCTCGGCAGGCGAGCCCAGCCTCCTCGGCCGGCGCATCGCCGCGGCCAACGGCTGGACCAGCCCGAAGGAGGACACCAAGTGAGCACCAACGCCGTCGACGCCTCCCAACCCGCCGGCCCCTCCTTCACCGCGCCGGGCACACTCACCCCCGTGCTCACCGAGCACTGGGGCGAGGATCGATCCTGGACCCTGGAGCACTACCTCTCCGTGGGCGGCTACGAGGGCCTGGCTCGCGCCAAGACCATGAGCCCCGAGGAGCTCATCGGCCTGGTCAAGGGCTCCAACCTGCGCGGCCGCGGCGGCGCCGGGTTCCCCACGGGCCTGAAGTGGTCCTTCCTGCCCCCCATGGATGGGGCGCCCCGCTACCTCGTCGTCAACGCCGATGAGTCCGAGCCCGGCACCTGCAAGGACATCCCCACCATCCTGGCCAACCCCCAGGCCCTCATCGAGGGCATTGCTATCACCTCGCGCGCCATCGGTGGGGATCTCGCCTTCGTCTACCTGCGCGGTGAGGTCACCCACGTCTACCGGCGTCTGCTGGCCGCCGTGCGCGAGGCCGCTGACTCCGGTCTGCTCTCCACCGGGTTCGGGCTCGACGGCGAGCAGCCGCTGCGGATCGTCGCCCACGCCGGCGCCGGCGCCTACATCTGCGGTGAGGAGACGGCGCTGCTCGACTCCCTCGAGGGCCGCCGCGGCCACCCGCGCCTCAAGCCGCCCTTCCCCGCCGTCGCCGGCCTTTACGGGCGGCCCACGGTTATCAACAACGTGGAGACCATCGCCTCCGTGCCCGGGATCCTGGCCAAGGGCGCCGATTGGTACAACGCCATGGGCACCGAGCGCTCCAAGGGCCACGGCATCTTCTCCGTGTCCGGGCACGTGGTGAGCCCCGGCCAGTTCGAGGCCCCCTTCGGCATCACCATGCGCCAGCTCATCGAGTTCGCCGGCGGCATCCGGCCCGGCCACAGCCTCAAGTTCTGGGTGCCCGGAGGCTCCTCCACCCCGATCTTCACCCCCGACGAGCTCGACGTCCCCCTCGATTACGAATCGGTGGCCGGCGCCGGCTCGATGCTGGGGACCCGCGCCCTCCAGGTCTTCGACGACACCGTCTCCGTGGTGCGCGTCGTCGCCCGGTGGACGGAGTTCTACCAGCACGAGTCCTGCGGCAAGTGCACCCCCTGCCGCGAGGGCACCTACTGGATGCGCCAGATCATGCTGCGCCTTGAGGCCGGCAAGGGCATCCCCGGCGATGTCGAGAAGCTTGAGGACATCGCCAGCAACATCGCCGGGCGCTCCTTCTGCGCCCTCGGTGACGCCTCGGCCACCCCGGTGCTGTCCGGCATCAAGCGGTTCCGCGATGAGTTCGAGGCCGGCTACACCACGCCCGCCCGCGAGCTCTTCCCCTACCGCGCCTCCTCCATCCTCGAAAGCGCCAGGTGAGTCATGACTGAGATGGTCAATATCACGATCGACGGCGTCCCCGTCGAGGTCGCCAAGGGAACGTTGCTCATCCGCGCCGCGGAGCGGATCGGCGTGCGCATCCCGCGCTTCTGCGACCACCCCCTGCTCGGGCCCTCGGCTAACTGCCGCCAGTGCCTCGTCGAGGTCGCCATGCCGGACCGCGAGGGCAATGTGCGGCCCATGCCCAAGCCCCAGCCCTCCTGCGCCATGACCGCCACCGAGGGCATGGAGATCTCCACCCAGGCCACCAGCGCGGTGGCGGCCAAGGCCCAGGCCGGCACCATGGAGTTCCTTCTCATCAACCACCCCCTGGACTGCCCCATCTGTGACAAGGCCGGTGAGTGCCCCCTGCAGAACCAGGCCCTGGAGCTCATGAGCACCGGCGCGCAGTCCGTCACCCGATTCACCGACGTCAAGCGCACCTTCCCCAAGCCCCTGCGCCTGACCAGCAACGTCCTGCTCGACCGCGACCGTTGCATCCTGTGCCAGCGCTGCGTGCGCTTCGCCGACGAGATCGCCGGGGACCGCTTCATCGCCCTCCAGGGGCGCGGCGGCGGACACCCCGCCACCGATGGGCACAGCGGGGGCCTCTACTCCGAGCAGATCGGCCGCTTCGACTCTACCGTCCTCGACTTCCTCGACCCGGATGCGCCCGGCGCCCCCGGCGCCCAGTCGATCCGCGGCGCGCACGGCCTCATGCCCGCCGAGGGCCTCGCCGGCCCCTCGGGCGACCCCGGCGCCGCCGACGGCCTGGCCCCCGGGCCGATCGACCCGGGCCGCGGCGACCTCGATGTCTCCGGGCGCCCCTTCGCCTCCTACTTCTCGGGCAACATCATCCAGATCTGCCCGGTGGGCGCCCTCACCTCCGCGCGCTACCGCTTCCGCGCCCGCCCCGTGGACCTCGTGTCCACCCCCTCGGTCACCGAGCATGACGCCTCCGGCTCCGCGATCCGCGTCGACATGCGCCGCGGCGCCGTCCTGCGCCGCCTGGCCGGCGATGACCCCGAGGTCAACGAGGAGTGGATCACCGACAAGGACCGCTTCGCCTTCCCCTGGGCCACCGCCCCCGACCGCCTGACCACGCCGCTCGTGCGCGACGAGGCCGGCGAGTTGGTGCCCACCTCCTGGTCCGACGCCCTCGACGTGGCCGCCCGGGGACTGGCGCGCGCCGCCGCCGACGGCGGGGTCGGGCTCCTGCCCGGCGCGCGCCTGACGCTGGAGGACGCCTGGGCCTGGTCCCGCTTCGCCCGGGCGGTGCTGGGCACCAACGACATCGATCAGCGCGTGCGCGACCACAGCGCCGAGGAGGACACCTTCCTCGCCGCCCGCGTGGCCGGCACGGGCCTGGGCGCCGTCACCTACACCAGCCTCGAGACCGCCGGCCAGGTCCTCCTGGTCGGCCTGGAGCCCGAGGACGAGTGCGGCTCGCTCTTCCTGCGCCTGCGCAAGGGCGTGCGCGCCGGCGGGGTTCGGGTCGCCTCCCTCACCAGCGTGCTCACCCCCGGCCAGGCCAAGATGAGCGCCGAGTCCATCCTCGTCGCTCCCGGCGAGGAGGCCCGCGCCGTCGCCCTCCTGGCCCAGACGCATCCGGCGCTCGTCGAGGCCCTCAAGGCCGACGGCGCCACGATCCTCGTCGGCGAGCGCGCCGCCGCCGTCCCCGGCCTGCTCACCACCATCGACACCCTGGCCACCGCCACCGGCGCGCGCCTGGCCTGGGTGCCGCGCCGCGCCGGTGAGCGCGGGGGCATCGAGGCCGGCGCCCTGCCCTTCCTCCTTCCCGGCGGGCGGCCCGTCGCCGACGCCACCGCCCGCGAGCAGGTCGCCACCGCCTGGGGGATCCCCACCACCGGTGAGAGCGCCCGGCCCCTCCCCGAGGCCCCCGGCCGCGACACCACCGCCATCCTCACGGCCCTGACCGACGGCGCGCTGGGCGGGCTCGTCATCGGCGGCGTCGACCTGCGCGACTTCCCCGACCCGGGCCTGGCCCGCGCGGCCCTGGCCGCCTCTGCCTTCACCGTGCAGTTGGAGGTGCGCCGCTCCGAGGTCACTGAGCACGCCGACGTCGTCCTCCCCGTGGCCCCGCCCGTGGAGAAGAACGGCACCTTCGTCAACTGGGAGGGGCGCGTGCGCCCCTTCGGGCAGGCCCACGTCTCGCGCACCCGCACCGACCGCCAGGTCCTGGGCATGCTCGCCGCGGAGATGGGCGCGGACCTGGGCGTGGACAGCCTTGAGACCCTCCACGCCGAGCTCGCTGGCCTGGGCCTGTGGGCCGGGGCCCGCCCCGCCGTCGCCTTCAGCGAGGCGCCCGCCCAGGAGGCGGGGGACGAGTCCGAGGCGTCGTCGGCCCCCTCCGGCCTGCCCGCGGTGCTGGCCACGCATAAGCCGATGCTCGATGCCGGACGCCTCCAAGACGGCGAGACCTTCCTGGCCGCCACCGCCCTGCGCCCCGTGGTCCGCCTCGGCGCCGACCTCGCCTCCCGGCTGGGCGTCACCGGCGGGCAGATCGTCGAGGTGACCACCAGCACCGGTGCCATCGCGCTGCCCGCGGTCATCGGGGGAGTCGCCGACGGCGTCGTCTGGCTCCCCGAGTGCTCCGCCGGCTCGACCGTGCGCCAGAGCCTCGGCGCGCACCACGGCTCGCCCGTGCGCGTGTCGCTCCCCATCAGCGGCGCGGCCGGGACCCCCGGCAGCGCCGCCCAGCCCAACACGCCCACTGCGGAGGTGGTCCGATGAGCACCGCGTCACTCATCCTCGCCCCGGCGGCGCTGCCCGTCGCCGCGAGCGGGGGAGTCAAGGCCGACTTCAGCGGGGAGACCTGGTGGCTCACGCTGATCAAGGCCCTCTTCCTCCTGGCCTTCCTCATCCTGTCCGTCATCATGGTCCTATGGGTCGAGCGCCGTGGCCTGGCCCGCATGCAGACGCGCCCCGGCCCCAACGTCAACGGCCCCTTCGGGCTCTTCCAGGCCCTCGCCGATGCCACCAAGTTGATCCTCAAGGAGGACTTCTGGCTCGGCGGCGCCGAGAAACTCCTCTACCTGGTGGCGCCGATCCTCACGGCCTTCACGGCTTTCATGGTCTACGCGATCATCCCCTTCGGGCCCGAGGTCTCCATCTTCGGCCACCACACGCCCCTGCAGATGGCCGACTTCCCGGTGGCGATCCTCTACGTGCTGGCCGTGACCTCCTTCGGCGTCTACGGCATCATCCTGGGCGGCTGGTCCACTCACTCCGTCTACCCGCTGCTGGGCGCCGTGCGCAGCGCGGCGCAGGTCATCTCCTACGAGCTGAGCATGAGCCTGTCGATCCTCACGGTCTTCCTCGCCTCGGCCACGATGTCCACATCCGGGATCGTCGCCGCGCAAGACAGACTGTGGTGGGGCATCGCCATGATCCCCAGTTTCCTCATCTACGTCGTCTCCATGGTCGGAGAGGTCAACCGCCTGCCCTTCGACCTGCCCGAGGCCGAGGGCGAGCTCGTCGCCGGCCACATGGTCGAGTACTCCTCGATGAAGTTCGCCTGGTACTTCCTGGGCGAGTACATCAACATGTTCAACGTCTCGGCCGTGTGCGTCACCCTGTTCCTGGGCGGCTGGCACTCCGGCTTCGGATGGCTGTGGCCCGGGTCGAACGAGGGCTGGTGGCCGATGCTCTGGTTCATCGCCAAGGTCTGGACCGTCATGTTCTTCATGATCTGGACCCGGGGCACCCTCGTGCGCATTCGCTACGACCACTTCATGAAGCTCGGCTGGAAGTTCCTCATCCCGGTCTCCCTGGGATGGTTCGTCCTGGTGGCTGTCGTCCAGGGCTACCGCGCCTTCTCCGGCGGCTCCACCCGCGGCCTGCTCATGGTTCTGGCCGTCGTCTTCCTCGTGGCCATGCTCATCCTGTTCCTCCTGCCCGCCCGCGACGACGGCGCGGCCGACGGTGCCCGCGCGGGCCAGGGCGCTGGTGACCTCGTGGCCCCCGGCGAGGAGTTCGACGCCTACGCGGGCGGCTACCCCGTTCCGCCGCTGCCCGGTCAGAGCCTGCCGGTCACGCCCAGGGCCCGCCGCGCCGCGGCGGCCACCTCCCTCGCACCAGCGGGCGCCGCAGTCGGACCCGCCGGCGCCCAGTCCGCCGCGACCTCCCAGGAGGGGACCGATGACTGACCTGAACCCCACCCCGCGCGCCTCCGAGCACGACCGGTGGCTGCGCGACGCTCCCGGCCCCCTGGCCCGGGCCTTCGCGCCCGTGGCCGGGTACGGGGTCACGATCTCCTCGATGTTCCGGCCCACGGTCACCGAGCAGTACCCCTTCGAGCCGGCCAACCTCATGCCGCGCTACCACGGCCGCCACCAGCTCAACCGCTACGACGACGGCCTGGAGAAGTGCATCGGCTGCGAACTGTGCGCCTGGGCCTGCCCCGCCGACGCCATATACGTCGAGGCCGCGGACAACGCCCCCGGCGCGCAGTACTCGCCCGGCGAGCGCTACGGCCGCGTCTACCAGATCAACTACCTGCGTTGCATCTTCTGCGGCATGTGCATCGAGGCCTGCCCCACCCGGGCCCTGACCATGACCCTCGAGATCGAGGAGCTGGTCGGCCCCACCCGCACCGGCCTCATCTACGAGAAGGACGACCTCCTGGCCCCCGTCCCCGACGGCGCCCTGGACGCCCCGCACCCCATGGTCGAGGGCACTGAGGACGGCGACTACTACCGCGGCGCCGTCACCGGGCCGACGAGGGCGCAGGCCGACTGGGTGCGCGCCCACCGACCCGAGGACCCGACCCTGGCCACCGTCAAGGTCGTGGAGGCCCCCGCCAGGCCGAAGGAGGCCGTGCGATGAGTTCACCCACCCTCCTCCTCCCGCTGGCGCCCGCAGCCCCCGGTGGCTCCGGGGCGGTGACCCTCGGCGAGACGGTCCTCTTCGGCGTCGTCGCCCTGGTCACCATCGCCTGCGGCATCGGCCTGCTGACCGCCAAGCGCGCCGTTGCGGCCGCGGTCAACATGATCGTCATCATGATCGGGCTGGCGATCCTCTACATCGCCAACGAGGCCCCCTTCCTGGGCGTCACCCAGGTGGTGGTCTACACCGGCGCCATCATGACCCTCGTCCTGTTCGTCATCATGCTCGTCGGAGTCGGCGGCGAGGAGCCCGTGGGCGCCACCTCCTCCAGGTCCCAGGTCCCGCTCATCGCCCTCGTCGGGGTCGCTCTGGCGGGCGCCCTCGGCGTGACGGTCTGGCGGACCCCCCTGCCCCGCCCCGCCGGCCTCGGCTCCGCCTCCGATCCGGCCGAGCTCGCCGCCGCCCTGTTCAGCCGTCACGTGGTCACCATGGAGCTCACCGCGATGCTCCTCATCGTGGCGGCCCTGGGAGCGCTGACCCTCACGCACCGCCAGCGCATCCGCCCCAGGCGCTCCCAGGCGACGATCGCCCAGGAGAAGTTGCGCGACTACGCCATCAAGGGCACCCACCCCGGTCAGCGGCCCATGCCCGGCGTCTACGCCGCCACCAACTCCGCCGCCGCCCCCGCCCTGGACGCCGATGGCACCGCCGTCGAGGAGTCCATCCCCCGCGTCCTGCGCGCCCGGGAGCTCGGCTACGAGTTGGCCGAGGTCTCCCCCGAGACCGCGGCCGCCGCGCGGGCCGGCCAGATCCGCGCCCGCTCCGGGGCGCGCGTCGCCCAATCCGGCATGGCCTCCATGCCCGGCGCCGCCGCCCCGGTGGTCAGCCAGCCCATAGCCGCCCCGGCCCCTCCCGAGACCGCGGGCGCGGAACCCAGCCAGACCGAGGCGAAGGAGGAGGACAAGTGAGCATCGGGTTCTACATCATCCTGGCGATCATCCTGTTCTCCCTCGGCGCGCTCACCGTGCTGCTGCGCCGCAACGCGATCATTGAGCTCATGGGCGTCGAGCTCATGCTCAACGCCGTCAACCTCGTGCTCGTCACCTTCTCGCGCCTCCACGGCAACCTGACAGGGCAGATCTTCGCCTTCTTCGTCATCGTCGTGGCCGCCGCCGAGGTCGTCGTGGGGCTGAGCATCGTCGTGTCCATCTTCCGAACCCGCAGGGGAGTGTCGGTCGACGACATCAACCTGCTCAAGAACTGAAGGGGCTGATGTGAGCATGATGGGCGCACTTCCCCTCGCGCTGGCGACAGCCGCCTCCGCCGGGCACGCCACCCACGCCGCCGCGCTGGCCTGGCTCCTCATCGCGGTGCCCGCCGCCAGCGCGGCGATCCTGCTGATCGCCGGGCGCCGCTCCAACTCCTGGGGCCACTGGCTGGGCCTGGCTGCCGCCGTTTTCACCGCCGTCCTGGGACTGACGATCATCGCCCAGGTCGCGGGCATGGCCGAGGGCCAGCGAATCATGAGCGCCAAGCTCTGGCACTGGTTCAGCGCCGGGAGCCTGCGCATCGACGTCGGCCTGCGCATCGACCCGCTGTCCCTCACCTTCGTCGGCCTGGTCACCTTCGTCGGCTCCCTCATCCACCTGTACTCGGTGGCCTACATGAGCCACGACCGCGACCGCCGCCGCTTCTTCGCCTACCTCAACCTCTTCATCGCCGCGATGCTCACCCTCGTGCTCGGCGACTCCTACATCGCCCTGTTCGTCGGCTGGGAGGGCGTGGGCCTGGCCTCCTACCTCCTCATCGGCTTCTGGAATACCGCTGACGCGGACGACCCGCGCGCCGCGCGCGACAAGAGCATGGAGAACGCCACCGCGGCCAAGAAGGCCTTCATCATGAACCGCGTGGGGGACATGGGCCTCCTCGCGGCCATGATGGCGATGGTCTCCCAGGTCCACTCCGTGGCCTTCGACGCCGTCCTGCCGGCCGCCTCCAGCGGCAGCGTCACCACCGGCTGGCTGACGGCCATGGGCTTCTTCCTCCTCGTGGCCGCCTGCGGCAAGTCCGCTCAGTTCCCGCTGCAGGCCTGGCTGGGCGACGCCATGGCCGGCCCGACGCCGGTGTCCGCCCTCATCCACGCCGCCACGATGGTCACCGCCGGCGTCTACCTCATGGTGCGCTCGGGCGCCATCTACGGCGGCGCCCCCAGCGCCCAGTTGGCGGTCGCGATCGTCGGCGCCATCACCCTGCTCCTGGGTGCGATCATCGGCTGCGCCAAGGACGATATGAAGAAGGTGCTCGCCGCCTCCACCATGAGCCAGATCGGCTACATGATGCTCGGCGCGGGCCTGGGCCCCATCGGCTACGCCTTCGCGATCTTCCACCTCCTCACCCACGGCTTCTTCAAGGCCCAGCTGTTCCTGGGGGCGGGCTCCGTCATGCACGCCATGAGCGACCAGGTCGACATGCGCCGCTTCGGGGCGCTGCGCGCCGCCATGACGATCACCTGGGCCACCATGGGTATCGGCTGGCTCGCGATCCTCGGCATCCCGCCCTTCAGCGGCTTCTGGTCCAAGGACAAGATCATCGAGGCCGCCTTCATCGGCGAGGGCGCCAAGCCCTGGATCCTGGGCTCCATCGCCCTCGTGGGCGCTGGCATCACGGCCTTCTACATGTCCCGCCTCTTCTTCATGATCTTCCACGGCAAGGCCCGCTGGACCACCGAGAAGGACATCGAGGGCCCCGTCCATCCGCACGAGTCGGGATGGATGATGACCCTCCCGCTGCTCATCCTGTCGGTGTTCTCCTTGGGTCTGGGCGGCGCCCTGGCCGCCGGGGACACCTTCGTCACCTGGCTAGAGCCGGTCACCGGCCACGCCGAGCACGGCGAGCCGGTGCTGCCCGAGACCATCATCATGGGTGCCACGCTGGCCCTGGTCATCCTGGGCGCGCTCGTCGCATGGCTCATGTACGCCGCCCGGCCCGTGGCCACCGTCGTCCAGCCCTCCAACGCGCTCGTCGAGGCGGCGCGCAAGGACATGCACCAGGACGCGATCAACGAGGCCATCGCCATGCGGCCCGGTCAGGGCCTCGTCCTAGCCGCCAACGCCTCGGACCGCTACGTCGTCGACGGCGCCGTCGAGGGCCTGGCTAGCGGCACCGCGGCACTCGGCCGGCTCGTGGGCCGCACCGAGTCCGGGTACGTGCGCTCCTATGCCGGCTACATGGCCGCCGGCACCGTCCTGGCCCTCATCGCCGTCCTGGCCACCAGGTTCTGAGAGGACACCGCCACATGCAGACACTCACCGTCGCCACAGGCCCCTACCCGGTGCTCTCCCTCATGGTGCTGGTCCCCCTCATCGGGGCCCTGCTCCTGGCCGTTCCCGCCCTGCGGGGCCAGGCGCGCGGGCTCGGCCTGGTCATCGCGCTCGTCGAGCTCGGCCTGGGCATCTGGGCTGCCATCCTCTTCGACCCCCACGCGGGGACCGTCTACCAGCTCGCCGAGACCCACCAGTGGATCCCGGCCATGGGCGCCTCCTGGGCGTTGGGCGTCACCGGCCTCGGCCTGGCGATGCTCCTGCTGGCCGTCTTCCTCGTGCCCATCGTGCTCCTGGCCTCCTGGGGCGAGATCCCCGCGGACAACCAGGCCGGCTTCGCCGGGCTCATCCTGTCCCTTGAGGCCTTCATCATCGTCATCTTCACCGCGCGTGACGTCCTCCTCTTCTATCTCGTCTTCGAGGCGATGCTCCTGCCCGTCTACTTCCTTATCGGCCGCTACGGGGGGCCCGACCGGCGCCGCGCCGCCATCAAGTTCCTCCTCTACTCCCTGGCCGGCGGCCTCGTCATGCTCATCGGCGTCGTTGCCCTGGCCGTGTACGGCCCCGGCGGCGAGGGGAACTACCTCATCGAGAACCTGTCCCAGGGGCTCACCTCCTCCACGGGCGTCACCCGGGGCATCTTCGTCACCTTCCTCATCGCCTTCGCTGTCAAGGCCCCGATGGTGCCCGTGCACACCTGGCTGCCCGACACCGCCGAGCAGGCCACTCCGGGCACCTCAGTGCTGCTCATCGGCGTCCTGGACAAGATCGGCACCTACGGGATGATCGCGATCGTCCTGCCGCTCTTCCCCGAGGCCTCCCGCTGGGCGGCGCCGGTCATCCTGCCCCTGGCGATCGTCGGCATCATCTACGGCGGGCTCGCCGCCATTGGTCAGGACCACCTCTACCGGCTCATCTCCTACACGTCCATCAGCCACTTCGGCTTCATGGTGCTGGGGATCTTCATCGGCAACCAGATCGCCGCCGTCGGCGCCATGGTCTACATGGTCGCCCACGGGCTGTCGATCGCCGGCCTCTACCTCATCACCGGCTTCATGGCCCGGCGCACCGGGACCGTGCGCATCAGCGAACTCGGCGGCATCGCCCGCGTGATGCCGCTTATCGCCGGGACCTTCCTCTTCTCCGGCCTGGCGTCCATCGCCCTGCCGGGCCTGTCCGGCTTCGTCCCCGAGTGGATGGTCCTCACCGGCAGCTTCTCGGCCAAGCCCGTCTACGGGCTCCTCGCGCTGCTGGGCGTCATCATCGCCGCTGTCTACATGCTCCTGCCCTACCAGAGGGTCTTCACCGGGGCGCCGGCCCCGGAGCGCGTCGGCAGTCAGGACCTCGACGGCCGTGAGCGCGTCGTCGTCGCCCCCATCCTCGTCGCCATGCTGGTCCTGGGCCTGGCGCCCGCCAGCCTGACCGGCATCCTCGACGGCGTCGGGGCCCAGACCGCCGCCACCATGACCGGGGCGGGTTCTCAGCCCGCCGCCACGGCCCCCGTCACGGAAGGGAGCAGCAAGTGAGCTTCACCGCCCCGTCCATCCAGTGGGCCGGCCTCGTCCCGGTCCTCATCATCCTGGGAGCCGCCATCCTCGGCGTGCTCATCGAGGCCCTCATGCCGCGCCGCGCCCGGCACCTCGCCCAGACGGCGCTGGCCGTCCTGGCCATCCTCGGCGCGATGGTCGCCATCGTGTGGCGCTGGGGCGTCGTCGTCGACGGCAGGGCCCCCGGCTACCCCGTCATCGGCTTCAACGAGGACAACTTCGGCATCGCAGCCCAGGGCATCGTGCTCATCATCGGCCTGCTGTCCATCCTCGTGATCTCAGACCGCACCGAGATCGGAGACTCCGCGTTCGCCGCGCAGGCCGCCGACCGGCCCGGCAGCGCCGAGGAGAGCGAGTCCATCCACGCCGGGTGGCTGGCCACAGAGGTCTTCCCCCTCGCGCTGTTCTCACTGGCCGGCATGATGCTCTTTCCGGTGGTCAGCGACCTCATCTCCCTGTTCGTCATGCTCGAACTCGTCTCGCTGCCGCTGTACGTCATGGCCGCCATGGCCCGCCACCGCCGCCTGCTCAGCCAGGAGGCCGCCATGAAGTACTTCGTCCTGGGCGCCTTCGCCTCGGCCTTCCTCCTCATGGGCTCCGCCCTCCTCTACGGCGCCTCCGGCTCCGTGTTCTACAACGACCTCCAGAACGGGGTCCGGGTACAGCCGGGGCTCGCCTCGGCCGTGGACGGCGCCATCGCGGGCGTCGACTGGCTCGTGCTCGCCGGGGTCACCCTCGTGCTCGTGGGCCTCCTCTTCAAGATCGCCGCCGCGCCCTTCCACGCTTGGAGCCCGGACGTCTACCAGGGCGCCCCCACCCCGGTGACCGGCTTCATGGCCGCCGGGGTCAAGGCCACCGCCTTCCTCACCCTCGTGAGGTTCTTCTACATGGTCGGCGGGGGGCTGAGTTGGGATCTGGCCCCCGCCCTATGGGCCATCGCCATCCTCACCATGGTGGTGGGCACCGTCGTCGGCATCGTCCAGCGCGACGTCAAACGC includes these proteins:
- the nuoL gene encoding NADH-quinone oxidoreductase subunit L, giving the protein MMGALPLALATAASAGHATHAAALAWLLIAVPAASAAILLIAGRRSNSWGHWLGLAAAVFTAVLGLTIIAQVAGMAEGQRIMSAKLWHWFSAGSLRIDVGLRIDPLSLTFVGLVTFVGSLIHLYSVAYMSHDRDRRRFFAYLNLFIAAMLTLVLGDSYIALFVGWEGVGLASYLLIGFWNTADADDPRAARDKSMENATAAKKAFIMNRVGDMGLLAAMMAMVSQVHSVAFDAVLPAASSGSVTTGWLTAMGFFLLVAACGKSAQFPLQAWLGDAMAGPTPVSALIHAATMVTAGVYLMVRSGAIYGGAPSAQLAVAIVGAITLLLGAIIGCAKDDMKKVLAASTMSQIGYMMLGAGLGPIGYAFAIFHLLTHGFFKAQLFLGAGSVMHAMSDQVDMRRFGALRAAMTITWATMGIGWLAILGIPPFSGFWSKDKIIEAAFIGEGAKPWILGSIALVGAGITAFYMSRLFFMIFHGKARWTTEKDIEGPVHPHESGWMMTLPLLILSVFSLGLGGALAAGDTFVTWLEPVTGHAEHGEPVLPETIIMGATLALVILGALVAWLMYAARPVATVVQPSNALVEAARKDMHQDAINEAIAMRPGQGLVLAANASDRYVVDGAVEGLASGTAALGRLVGRTESGYVRSYAGYMAAGTVLALIAVLATRF
- a CDS encoding complex I subunit 4 family protein is translated as MQTLTVATGPYPVLSLMVLVPLIGALLLAVPALRGQARGLGLVIALVELGLGIWAAILFDPHAGTVYQLAETHQWIPAMGASWALGVTGLGLAMLLLAVFLVPIVLLASWGEIPADNQAGFAGLILSLEAFIIVIFTARDVLLFYLVFEAMLLPVYFLIGRYGGPDRRRAAIKFLLYSLAGGLVMLIGVVALAVYGPGGEGNYLIENLSQGLTSSTGVTRGIFVTFLIAFAVKAPMVPVHTWLPDTAEQATPGTSVLLIGVLDKIGTYGMIAIVLPLFPEASRWAAPVILPLAIVGIIYGGLAAIGQDHLYRLISYTSISHFGFMVLGIFIGNQIAAVGAMVYMVAHGLSIAGLYLITGFMARRTGTVRISELGGIARVMPLIAGTFLFSGLASIALPGLSGFVPEWMVLTGSFSAKPVYGLLALLGVIIAAVYMLLPYQRVFTGAPAPERVGSQDLDGRERVVVAPILVAMLVLGLAPASLTGILDGVGAQTAATMTGAGSQPAATAPVTEGSSK
- the nuoK gene encoding NADH-quinone oxidoreductase subunit NuoK — its product is MSIGFYIILAIILFSLGALTVLLRRNAIIELMGVELMLNAVNLVLVTFSRLHGNLTGQIFAFFVIVVAAAEVVVGLSIVVSIFRTRRGVSVDDINLLKN
- the nuoN gene encoding NADH-quinone oxidoreductase subunit NuoN — its product is MSFTAPSIQWAGLVPVLIILGAAILGVLIEALMPRRARHLAQTALAVLAILGAMVAIVWRWGVVVDGRAPGYPVIGFNEDNFGIAAQGIVLIIGLLSILVISDRTEIGDSAFAAQAADRPGSAEESESIHAGWLATEVFPLALFSLAGMMLFPVVSDLISLFVMLELVSLPLYVMAAMARHRRLLSQEAAMKYFVLGAFASAFLLMGSALLYGASGSVFYNDLQNGVRVQPGLASAVDGAIAGVDWLVLAGVTLVLVGLLFKIAAAPFHAWSPDVYQGAPTPVTGFMAAGVKATAFLTLVRFFYMVGGGLSWDLAPALWAIAILTMVVGTVVGIVQRDVKRMLAYSAIAHAGYMLIGIIAYNQRAILAILFYCLAYGIATVGAFGVISLVRESHGGGAGAEATGLDDYRGLARRSPWLAGAMTVFLLSFAGIPLTGGFIGKFQLFAAGIGGGATWLVVIAVASSAATAFFYLRLVVLMYFRTPEGEGVTVVDSQGMAAAAITMAVLATIALGVLPQAALTVLGDAAMLIP